A window from Lactiplantibacillus pentosus encodes these proteins:
- a CDS encoding LysM peptidoglycan-binding domain-containing protein yields MKIKNLVLSSTAALALFAISTTVANADTYTVKAGDTVSEIALAHNTSVSAIEKANKLANVNLIFVGDKLEVNGSTTTTTSAATSAAPQSATSQATSSAASTATSASATSASSQSVASQASSSAATSAASSSATSSAATSSTASSAATSSVATSAASSASSTSSAASQASSAASTTSQAASSSASSTSTTSSYTGSNLKSYVLSQMQSRTGVSASTWNTIITRESGWNTTVKNSTSGAYGLFQNMHISSGSVEDQVNAAVSLYNAQGMAAWAL; encoded by the coding sequence ATGAAGATCAAAAACCTTGTATTATCATCAACAGCTGCTTTAGCCTTATTCGCTATTTCAACGACGGTTGCCAACGCTGATACTTATACTGTTAAGGCCGGCGATACTGTTTCAGAAATCGCTTTGGCACACAACACTTCAGTATCAGCCATCGAAAAGGCTAACAAGTTAGCAAACGTTAACTTAATCTTCGTTGGTGATAAGCTGGAAGTCAACGGTTCAACGACCACAACGACTTCTGCTGCTACAAGTGCTGCACCACAATCTGCAACTAGCCAAGCTACTAGTTCTGCAGCCTCAACTGCAACTAGTGCTAGCGCAACCAGTGCTTCTTCACAATCAGTTGCTAGCCAAGCTTCAAGCTCAGCTGCTACTTCTGCTGCCAGCTCATCAGCTACTAGCTCTGCTGCTACTAGTTCAACTGCTAGTTCAGCCGCTACTTCAAGCGTTGCTACTAGTGCTGCTTCATCAGCAAGCTCAACTAGTTCTGCTGCAAGCCAAGCTTCAAGTGCCGCTTCAACGACTAGCCAAGCTGCCTCATCAAGCGCCAGCTCAACTTCAACGACTTCAAGCTACACTGGTAGCAACTTGAAGAGCTACGTCTTGAGCCAAATGCAATCACGGACTGGTGTTTCTGCATCAACTTGGAACACGATCATTACGCGTGAATCAGGCTGGAACACCACTGTTAAGAACAGTACTTCTGGTGCCTATGGTTTATTCCAAAACATGCACATCAGCAGTGGTTCTGTTGAAGACCAAGTCAATGCCGCCGTTTCTTTATACAACGCACAAGGCATGGCTGCTTGGGCTTTATAA
- the apf gene encoding aggregation-promoting factor: protein MKIKNALLSTAAATASLFAIGATAQAATVTVKAGDTVSQIALDHNTTVDAIQQANHLKDVNLILVGQQLEVNGDDSATTTTTTTTTTTQTSQPAATTQSSSQTTNQASQSQTSQSSQTQSSQTQTSTPAAKTTTQQSTSSTSNYSNNSSESAAKAWIANKESGGSYSARNGQYIGKYQLSASYLNGDYSAANQERVANNYVASRYGSWANAKSHWLANNWY, encoded by the coding sequence ATGAAGATTAAGAATGCTTTATTATCAACTGCTGCCGCTACTGCTAGTCTCTTTGCCATTGGTGCTACCGCCCAAGCTGCTACGGTTACCGTAAAAGCCGGTGACACCGTTTCTCAAATTGCCCTTGACCACAACACCACGGTTGACGCCATCCAACAAGCTAACCACTTGAAGGACGTTAACTTGATCTTGGTCGGCCAACAACTTGAAGTCAACGGTGATGACAGTGCAACGACAACGACAACCACCACCACGACGACAACGCAAACGTCACAACCAGCTGCAACGACGCAATCATCCAGCCAGACGACTAACCAAGCTAGCCAATCTCAAACTAGCCAAAGTAGTCAAACACAATCGAGCCAAACCCAAACGAGCACACCAGCTGCTAAGACGACGACGCAACAAAGTACTAGCTCAACGTCCAACTACAGCAACAACAGTTCTGAAAGTGCTGCTAAAGCTTGGATCGCCAACAAAGAATCTGGTGGCTCATACTCAGCTCGTAACGGCCAATACATCGGTAAGTATCAATTAAGTGCCTCATACTTAAACGGTGACTACTCCGCTGCCAACCAAGAACGAGTTGCTAACAATTACGTTGCTTCTCGTTACGGCTCATGGGCTAACGCCAAGAGTCACTGGTTAGCTAACAACTGGTACTAA
- a CDS encoding glycine cleavage system protein H: MAKQESAWKQMIHFYRHDYEEQHAPMLYGDVWLKTKSHQRLILGLSDQGRQPYTTVSQVTLPTIGSHLNSGDVLVTLLTDQGPQPLSTPFSGTVQKVNDTLQATPQQLLTLKQNDNWLVQLKAD; encoded by the coding sequence ATGGCAAAACAAGAATCTGCTTGGAAACAAATGATCCACTTCTATCGTCATGATTACGAAGAACAGCATGCCCCCATGCTTTATGGCGATGTCTGGTTGAAGACCAAGTCCCATCAGCGACTGATCTTAGGGCTCAGTGACCAAGGACGTCAGCCATATACCACTGTTAGTCAGGTCACTTTGCCAACTATTGGCAGCCATCTGAATAGCGGCGATGTGCTCGTCACGTTACTCACAGACCAAGGGCCGCAACCATTGTCAACGCCCTTTAGTGGCACGGTTCAGAAGGTCAACGATACCCTTCAAGCCACTCCACAACAACTCCTGACTTTGAAGCAAAATGACAACTGGCTCGTTCAATTAAAAGCCGATTAA
- a CDS encoding sce7725 family protein, whose protein sequence is MTTYYPYFRGRMYDLLALRALCEQGQLGPHIVPIIEPVRDSKELQQTVTTLIASAQPFSLIANPQVSVYGLNTVKLHPLPDLRAYPFYHPGAILAADFSADYLTTTPGQTSLLVAPNYPLLQAYQHTQVLQQVGGILIPDEARLHQLAADRAILLTDALPSPAHVADYQDLTDTYFAPAYWSQSPVGYQGFGDYSLMGHVYFEHGMPSRAIALHVIYVTVKGDLRIHHFVSDSNDSMRGQKKKFFEALTKLTAWAPTHLTGLNRTPALTALLAYADQHKFPGLGVVKKLTIMHHLQLMQRLLEQQLGD, encoded by the coding sequence ATGACCACTTATTATCCTTACTTTCGGGGGCGGATGTACGACCTATTAGCGTTACGCGCCCTGTGTGAACAAGGTCAACTAGGCCCGCACATCGTCCCCATCATTGAGCCGGTCCGTGATTCCAAAGAACTCCAGCAGACGGTGACGACACTGATTGCAAGCGCGCAACCTTTCAGCCTGATTGCAAATCCCCAAGTCAGCGTGTACGGCCTCAATACGGTCAAATTACACCCGCTACCCGACTTGCGCGCTTATCCGTTTTACCATCCCGGAGCCATTCTCGCGGCTGATTTTAGTGCGGACTATCTCACCACGACGCCGGGCCAAACGAGTCTGCTGGTTGCGCCTAACTATCCGTTGCTTCAAGCTTATCAGCACACTCAAGTCTTACAACAAGTTGGTGGCATTCTGATTCCAGACGAAGCCCGTTTGCATCAATTAGCGGCAGACCGGGCCATTTTACTAACAGACGCGCTGCCTTCTCCCGCACACGTCGCGGACTATCAAGACTTAACAGACACGTATTTTGCCCCCGCCTACTGGTCGCAATCACCGGTGGGCTATCAAGGTTTCGGCGACTATTCATTGATGGGCCACGTCTATTTCGAACACGGAATGCCGTCACGCGCGATTGCGTTACACGTGATTTATGTTACGGTTAAGGGTGACTTACGCATTCATCACTTTGTTTCGGACAGTAATGACAGTATGCGTGGTCAAAAGAAGAAGTTCTTCGAGGCACTGACTAAGCTCACAGCTTGGGCACCGACGCATCTAACTGGCCTCAATCGAACGCCAGCGCTGACGGCATTATTAGCCTATGCGGACCAGCACAAATTCCCCGGTCTGGGGGTCGTCAAAAAGCTGACCATCATGCACCACCTTCAGTTGATGCAGCGGTTACTCGAACAACAATTAGGAGATTAA
- a CDS encoding ATP-dependent DNA helicase, protein MATKIGIRQLVEFVLRQGDLNEVKNSQNTALNGAKIHRQLQSSRGEDYDSEVYLKQLVTMNHTDYIIAGRADGIQLNDDGALIEEIKTSDQPFDELTDNTKTLYWGQLKVYGYLLLQEHPELDQVTGQLTYFQVINEKITKTQRILHRAELDAFFKDLITEYEYWLTLRADLREKRNQSIQTLPFPFPAFRPGQHELAAAVYKTIRNQTRLFVEAPTGTGKTISTLFPAIKAMGEDVIERLFYLTAKQSTRRVAEEAITLMSHDGLKLKSITLTAKDQIRFPEEQDVLPEDNPFMLGYYDRLKPALKDLLTHEDQITRAVIETYARKHTLDPFEFSLDTSLFCDVIICDYNYLFDPLVYLQRFFSESDDENFFLVDEVHNLVSRSRDMYSAAVSDQPISTLLKLAKPDKSQPSDDLQRELKKVRRSFTRLSKALIDDHLTEQVLPDPPDKLLRTLRTFNEFVTDWLAQQKPGPLLDAVRDYFFACLTFVKIGDLYDGSYQTRYVLEGHHLTIKELCLDPSDFLNRSLELGGGAVLFSATLTPMAYYQRVLGGEANSLAYQLPSPFPPKHQAILVTQYVQTTYHEREHNVPRIIASLHAMLAAKPGNYLVFFPSYGYLLQIKAAFEAAYPDVATTAQAAAMDASARQAFLDQFQADPTQTLLGFCVLGGIFSEGIDLRGNRLIGVAIVSVGLPGINPETNLIRDYYDHQNGLGFAYAYQLPGMNNVLQAAGRLIRSAHDTGIVLLLDQRFASRRYTELFPAHWQYYQTIGSVSQLEATIANFWHQMEVPHHEDKTNSPT, encoded by the coding sequence ATGGCAACTAAGATTGGGATTCGACAACTGGTAGAATTCGTTTTACGACAAGGCGATTTAAATGAAGTCAAAAACAGTCAGAATACTGCGCTGAATGGTGCGAAGATTCACCGGCAACTGCAGAGTAGCCGTGGTGAGGACTATGATAGTGAAGTTTATTTGAAGCAACTCGTCACGATGAATCACACCGATTACATTATTGCCGGACGAGCGGATGGCATTCAACTAAACGATGACGGTGCTCTGATTGAAGAAATCAAGACTTCCGACCAACCGTTTGATGAGCTGACAGATAATACGAAGACACTTTATTGGGGGCAGCTCAAGGTCTATGGTTATTTATTATTGCAAGAACATCCTGAGCTTGACCAGGTAACCGGCCAACTGACCTATTTTCAAGTCATCAACGAAAAAATCACCAAAACTCAGCGGATCCTGCACCGTGCGGAATTAGACGCCTTCTTCAAGGACCTGATTACCGAATATGAATATTGGCTGACGCTGCGAGCTGACCTCCGCGAGAAACGCAACCAATCGATTCAAACGTTGCCGTTCCCCTTTCCAGCATTTCGGCCAGGGCAACACGAACTCGCCGCTGCAGTCTACAAGACGATCCGTAACCAAACACGACTCTTCGTGGAAGCACCCACTGGGACTGGCAAGACGATTTCCACCCTATTTCCAGCGATTAAGGCGATGGGCGAAGACGTGATCGAACGCCTATTTTACTTGACGGCTAAGCAGAGTACCCGGCGCGTCGCGGAAGAAGCGATTACTTTGATGAGTCACGACGGGCTCAAGCTGAAAAGTATCACGCTGACAGCCAAAGATCAGATTCGTTTTCCCGAGGAACAGGACGTACTCCCCGAAGATAACCCATTCATGCTGGGTTATTATGACCGGTTAAAGCCAGCGCTCAAAGACTTATTGACCCATGAAGACCAGATTACGCGGGCTGTCATCGAGACCTATGCGCGCAAGCATACCTTAGACCCGTTTGAATTCTCACTCGACACCTCATTATTTTGCGATGTCATTATTTGTGACTACAATTATCTCTTCGACCCGCTCGTCTACTTACAACGCTTCTTCAGTGAAAGTGACGACGAGAATTTCTTCCTTGTCGACGAAGTGCACAACCTCGTCAGCCGGTCGCGTGATATGTATTCCGCAGCCGTTAGTGACCAACCAATCAGTACGCTACTGAAGCTTGCCAAGCCCGATAAGAGTCAGCCAAGTGACGACCTACAACGCGAACTCAAAAAAGTTCGGCGGAGCTTCACGCGTCTCAGCAAGGCCTTAATCGACGACCATCTGACCGAGCAAGTCCTGCCAGACCCACCGGACAAATTGTTGCGCACACTCCGAACTTTCAACGAGTTTGTCACCGACTGGCTGGCTCAGCAGAAACCTGGCCCCTTACTGGACGCCGTTCGCGATTACTTCTTCGCCTGCCTGACCTTTGTCAAAATCGGTGACTTATATGATGGCAGTTATCAGACCCGCTACGTCCTTGAAGGGCATCATTTGACGATCAAGGAGCTCTGCTTAGACCCGAGTGACTTCTTGAACCGTTCGTTGGAATTAGGCGGTGGCGCCGTGCTCTTTTCAGCAACACTGACACCAATGGCCTATTACCAACGCGTCTTGGGCGGCGAGGCCAATAGTTTAGCATACCAGCTGCCATCGCCATTTCCGCCCAAGCACCAGGCGATTCTCGTCACCCAGTACGTCCAAACGACCTACCACGAACGCGAGCATAACGTTCCCCGCATCATTGCGAGTTTGCACGCGATGCTGGCGGCCAAGCCTGGTAACTACCTCGTCTTCTTCCCATCCTATGGCTACCTCCTGCAAATCAAGGCAGCCTTTGAAGCAGCCTATCCAGATGTGGCGACGACAGCCCAGGCAGCGGCCATGGATGCCAGTGCGCGCCAGGCCTTTTTGGACCAATTTCAAGCCGACCCCACCCAGACACTGCTGGGGTTTTGCGTACTGGGCGGCATCTTCTCTGAAGGCATCGACTTGCGTGGCAACCGCTTGATTGGCGTCGCAATCGTCAGCGTCGGTCTGCCTGGCATCAATCCAGAGACCAACTTGATTCGCGACTACTATGACCATCAAAATGGGCTGGGATTCGCCTATGCTTACCAGTTACCCGGCATGAACAACGTCTTACAGGCGGCTGGTCGACTGATTCGCAGCGCACACGACACTGGCATCGTCCTCTTACTAGATCAGCGTTTTGCCAGTCGCCGCTACACAGAACTCTTTCCAGCGCACTGGCAGTATTACCAGACGATTGGCTCCGTCTCACAACTTGAAGCAACCATCGCCAATTTTTGGCACCAAATGGAGGTCCCACACCATGAAGACAAAACTAACTCGCCAACTTGA
- a CDS encoding acetate/propionate family kinase — translation MAKILAINAGSSTLKWKLFSVPEETVIASGMVDRLGLPNSVFTIKKADGSKETETKDTIDAKEAAAMVLTRLKNDNIVDQLTDIKGVGHRVVAGGEDFKDSVVITPQTLKKIKDLSEYAPLHNPTQAYYIEVFRDLLPKAVQVAVFDTSLYADMPKVNYLYSIPYDYYEKFGARKYGAHGTSHRYVANRTAQLLGKPLDELKLVTLHLGSGASITAFDHGQAIDTSMGFTPLAGITMSTRSGDIDASIIPFLMRHLGISDVEDFIDILNHKSGLLGISGLSPDMRDLDKTQDTREQSKLAIEIFVNRVVKYVGSYIAEMNGIDALVFTAGMGENSWMIRERIAKSLSYFGITVDVDKNHMHGKEEVISKEGEPVKVMVVPTNEELMIVRDVERLSSAK, via the coding sequence ATGGCAAAAATTTTAGCAATTAACGCCGGCAGTTCGACTTTGAAATGGAAACTTTTCAGTGTTCCAGAAGAAACGGTTATCGCATCAGGAATGGTTGACCGGTTGGGTTTACCGAACTCTGTTTTTACAATTAAAAAAGCAGATGGGAGTAAAGAGACCGAAACCAAGGATACGATTGACGCCAAAGAAGCTGCCGCAATGGTTTTAACGCGGTTGAAGAATGATAACATCGTCGACCAACTCACTGATATCAAAGGGGTTGGACACCGGGTCGTCGCTGGTGGCGAAGACTTCAAGGACTCTGTTGTGATTACGCCGCAAACATTGAAGAAAATCAAGGATTTATCTGAGTATGCGCCGTTACATAACCCAACGCAGGCTTACTATATCGAAGTGTTCCGTGATTTGTTACCAAAAGCGGTTCAAGTCGCGGTCTTTGATACATCGTTGTATGCGGATATGCCAAAAGTTAATTATTTATACAGCATTCCATACGACTACTATGAAAAATTCGGTGCACGGAAGTATGGTGCTCACGGGACTAGTCATCGTTACGTGGCCAACCGGACCGCTCAATTACTGGGCAAGCCCCTCGATGAATTGAAGTTAGTCACCCTGCACTTGGGTTCTGGCGCTTCAATCACGGCCTTTGATCATGGTCAAGCTATTGATACGTCAATGGGCTTCACGCCATTAGCCGGGATTACGATGAGTACGCGTTCTGGTGATATCGATGCGTCGATTATTCCGTTCTTAATGCGGCACCTCGGTATTTCAGACGTTGAAGACTTCATCGATATTTTGAACCACAAGTCCGGCCTTTTGGGTATTTCAGGCTTGTCACCAGACATGCGTGACCTGGATAAGACGCAAGACACCCGTGAACAGTCGAAGCTTGCGATTGAAATCTTCGTGAACCGGGTTGTGAAGTACGTTGGGAGTTACATTGCCGAAATGAACGGTATTGATGCACTCGTCTTCACCGCCGGCATGGGTGAAAACTCATGGATGATTCGCGAACGTATCGCCAAGTCACTGAGTTACTTCGGTATCACGGTCGACGTTGACAAGAATCACATGCACGGCAAGGAAGAAGTCATCAGTAAGGAAGGCGAACCAGTTAAAGTAATGGTTGTGCCAACCAACGAAGAATTGATGATTGTTCGGGATGTTGAACGCTTATCTTCAGCTAAATAA
- a CDS encoding GNAT family N-acetyltransferase codes for MWSIKTFSELTTTELYAIYELRVKTFVVEQQRIYQEVDAIDLQAHHVFKIVDQQIVAYARIFKEADHVSFGRVVVAESQRGRHLGADLMRHILQVIEAHYGERPIQIEAQVPVQGFYQRFGFTTSGTPFLFNHTPHIKMIKPALAAEPQSKTTNQPSDQSAS; via the coding sequence ATGTGGTCAATCAAAACATTCTCAGAACTAACAACAACTGAATTATACGCCATCTACGAACTACGCGTCAAAACGTTCGTCGTCGAGCAACAACGAATCTACCAAGAAGTCGACGCGATTGATTTACAAGCACACCACGTCTTCAAAATCGTCGACCAACAAATTGTTGCATACGCACGAATTTTTAAAGAAGCTGACCACGTCTCCTTTGGACGCGTCGTCGTGGCCGAAAGCCAGCGTGGTCGCCACCTTGGTGCGGACTTAATGCGCCATATTCTGCAAGTCATCGAAGCACACTATGGTGAACGACCAATTCAAATCGAAGCCCAAGTCCCCGTGCAAGGGTTCTATCAGCGGTTTGGCTTTACGACCAGTGGCACCCCGTTTCTATTCAATCACACGCCGCATATCAAAATGATCAAACCCGCCTTGGCCGCTGAGCCCCAGTCAAAAACCACAAATCAGCCGTCTGACCAATCAGCGAGCTAA
- a CDS encoding MarR family winged helix-turn-helix transcriptional regulator has protein sequence MIPTLRLMGTLSRMVTNEGNQRFAKYGLNNNQFIYLIRICEQPGLFFSQLADQMKMDRTTNYRAVQNLIKKGYVRKALHPENKKVRCLYPTAAGKKLYPELHAYEQWCADLVGARLTAGQRQVLFESLSLVTANVADQLD, from the coding sequence ATGATACCAACACTGAGATTGATGGGGACATTGTCGCGGATGGTGACGAATGAGGGAAACCAGCGCTTTGCCAAGTATGGGTTGAACAATAATCAATTCATTTACCTGATTCGAATCTGCGAACAGCCGGGGTTATTTTTTAGTCAACTTGCCGACCAGATGAAGATGGATCGGACAACTAACTATCGGGCAGTCCAGAATTTGATTAAAAAAGGGTATGTTCGCAAAGCGTTACATCCAGAAAACAAAAAGGTCCGCTGCCTCTACCCAACGGCCGCGGGCAAGAAGCTATACCCAGAGTTGCACGCCTATGAACAGTGGTGTGCGGACTTGGTTGGAGCGCGGTTGACGGCCGGACAGCGGCAAGTTTTGTTCGAGAGTTTATCCCTCGTGACGGCCAATGTTGCTGACCAGCTGGACTGA
- a CDS encoding NAD(P)/FAD-dependent oxidoreductase: MAKTLVLGGGYAGMRAVKFLQKSLPTEDEIVLVDQTPTHTEKTNLHEVAAGTIAPDRITYQIPEIIGKRVQFVQATVNNVDIETKQVSFDDHADMTYDYLVLALGFQSETFGVEGADENALPMDDLATSQAVYEHIEERFKAYRTSKDKNDLKIAVCGAGFTGIELLGELTQSLPKLQAKYQTPAAKVVCLERMPSILPMFTQELRDYALKFMEKNNVEMRLGSVIEAIKPGAVVYSDADKNEHEFTANTIIWTVGVSGSHVIADSGFEQRRNRVVVKPDLSLEGHPEVFIVGDVAAVMDPESNRPYPTTAQIALAAGEQAAKNIGALRHNQATTTFNYESSGTVASLSDRDGIGQIFSSNKPVHGYAASALKKIITDRSLLESAHLGTVFSKGRFDLYH; the protein is encoded by the coding sequence ATGGCAAAAACTTTAGTGCTAGGTGGGGGTTACGCAGGGATGCGCGCCGTCAAATTTTTACAAAAGAGTCTTCCAACCGAGGACGAAATCGTATTGGTCGACCAGACGCCGACGCATACTGAGAAGACCAATTTACACGAAGTCGCAGCGGGAACCATCGCGCCGGACCGGATTACTTATCAAATCCCAGAAATTATTGGCAAACGGGTCCAATTTGTTCAAGCAACGGTCAACAATGTGGATATTGAAACCAAACAAGTCAGCTTCGATGACCATGCCGACATGACGTATGATTACTTAGTCTTAGCACTTGGTTTTCAATCTGAAACATTCGGGGTTGAAGGCGCTGATGAAAATGCGTTGCCAATGGATGACTTGGCAACGTCACAAGCCGTTTATGAACATATCGAGGAACGGTTCAAGGCTTATCGGACGTCCAAGGATAAGAACGACTTGAAGATCGCCGTCTGTGGCGCTGGTTTTACGGGGATCGAATTACTAGGTGAATTGACCCAATCATTGCCAAAATTACAGGCCAAGTATCAGACGCCAGCTGCCAAGGTCGTGTGCCTTGAACGGATGCCATCGATCTTGCCAATGTTCACCCAAGAACTTCGCGACTATGCCTTGAAGTTTATGGAGAAAAATAACGTTGAAATGCGGTTAGGTTCAGTGATTGAAGCCATCAAACCAGGTGCCGTTGTCTACAGCGATGCTGATAAGAATGAGCATGAATTCACGGCCAACACCATTATCTGGACGGTCGGGGTCAGTGGCTCACACGTCATTGCGGATTCCGGCTTCGAACAACGTCGTAACCGGGTCGTAGTTAAGCCAGACCTTTCGTTAGAAGGCCATCCAGAAGTCTTCATCGTTGGTGACGTGGCCGCTGTGATGGATCCAGAAAGCAACCGGCCTTATCCAACCACGGCACAGATCGCCTTAGCAGCTGGTGAGCAAGCCGCTAAGAACATTGGGGCGTTACGCCATAACCAAGCTACCACGACGTTTAACTACGAATCCAGTGGGACGGTCGCATCATTGAGTGACCGCGATGGTATCGGCCAAATCTTCAGCAGCAATAAGCCTGTGCACGGTTATGCGGCTTCTGCCTTGAAGAAGATTATTACGGACCGCTCATTGCTCGAAAGTGCCCACCTCGGCACCGTCTTCAGCAAGGGTCGTTTCGATTTGTATCATTAA
- a CDS encoding ABC transporter substrate-binding protein, which translates to MKKLFGIIVSLLVVCGLLAFGAQRLQTSSGSTGKKVLNLYTWGDYIDPSLLTKFQKQTGYHVNVETFDSNEAMYTKIKQGGTSYDLTVPSDYMIEKMKKAHLLLPLDKSKLTGMQNYDPRFMNLAFDKHNRYSVPYFWGTLGIIYNDKYVQPGSIQHWNDLWQQKYKNKIMLIDSARDVMGFALASMNRSMNTTDPATLLAARNKLNRLSPNVKAVVADEIKMYMIQNEAAIAVDWSGEASEMLDGNSHLHYVVPSEGSNLWFDNLVIPKTAKHFKAIYAFLNFMSEPKNAAQNAEYIGYATPNRKAKALLPKAIRNDRQFYPDNQTIKHLQIYQDLSPAKVGLYNDRYLEFKMHH; encoded by the coding sequence TACAGACGAGCTCCGGTAGCACCGGTAAAAAGGTGTTGAACTTGTATACTTGGGGTGACTACATCGACCCGAGCTTACTCACGAAGTTCCAGAAGCAGACCGGGTATCACGTCAACGTCGAGACCTTCGACAGCAATGAAGCCATGTATACCAAGATCAAGCAAGGAGGGACCAGTTATGACCTGACTGTCCCTAGCGATTACATGATTGAGAAAATGAAAAAGGCCCACTTGCTCTTACCACTCGATAAAAGCAAGCTGACCGGAATGCAGAATTACGACCCGCGTTTCATGAACCTCGCCTTCGACAAGCACAATCGTTATTCCGTGCCGTACTTCTGGGGAACACTGGGGATTATTTATAATGACAAGTACGTGCAACCGGGCAGTATTCAGCATTGGAATGATTTATGGCAACAAAAGTACAAAAATAAGATCATGCTGATCGATAGCGCACGTGACGTGATGGGCTTTGCCCTCGCCTCGATGAATCGATCCATGAATACCACTGACCCGGCGACCCTATTGGCAGCGCGTAACAAGCTGAATCGGTTATCGCCAAACGTCAAAGCAGTCGTTGCCGATGAAATCAAGATGTACATGATTCAAAATGAAGCGGCGATTGCGGTTGACTGGTCTGGTGAAGCGAGTGAGATGTTGGACGGCAACTCACATCTCCACTACGTCGTGCCGTCTGAAGGCAGTAACTTGTGGTTTGACAACTTGGTCATTCCAAAGACCGCCAAGCATTTTAAAGCCATCTACGCCTTCTTGAATTTCATGAGCGAGCCCAAAAACGCCGCACAAAACGCCGAGTACATTGGCTATGCGACCCCGAACCGCAAGGCCAAAGCGCTATTGCCTAAAGCAATTCGCAATGACCGGCAGTTCTACCCAGATAACCAAACTATCAAGCACCTTCAAATCTATCAAGATTTATCACCCGCCAAAGTCGGTCTATATAATGATCGTTACTTGGAATTCAAGATGCACCATTAA